In Silene latifolia isolate original U9 population chromosome X, ASM4854445v1, whole genome shotgun sequence, the following proteins share a genomic window:
- the LOC141622870 gene encoding putative pectate lyase 4, producing MVTRSSLRLFILYIILGIEAISVLAQKRGLSKLNAIDVCWRRNPKWREQREQLARCSVGFAGKMTNNIGKGTTMYVVTDPSDDPLKPKPGTLRYGVTMIPGKVWITFQKDMNIKLEKTLVVGSFTTIDGRGGSVHIAKGGCLLLHKVTDVIIHSLRIHHCRAQPASTVMGPGAQLMQLSEMDGDAIRLLASTKIWIDHNTLYRCEDGLIDVTLGSTNVTISNNWFRDHDKVMLLGHDDDFQDDKNLKVTVVYNRFGPNCHQRMPRVRHGYAHVVNNLYLGWELYAIGGSMNPSIKSQSNLFVAPTKNKEITREINKENGKGYNFRSVGDVLENGASFNDTGSGYVKPNYTSEQVFAVEDARVVRPLTRSAGALRCKPASLC from the exons ATGGTGACTCGTTCTTCCCTCCGTTTGTTCATTCTCTATATTATCCTAGGAATAGAAGCCATATCGGTATTGGCTCAGAAACGCGGCCTTTCAAAACTGAATGCCATTGATGTTTGTTGGCGACGCAACCCCAAATGGAGAGAGCAAAGGGAACAATTAGCAAGGTGCTCGGTTGGGTTTGCAGGGAAGATGACAAACAACATTGGCAAAGGGACGACAATGTATGTCGTTACTGATCCTAGTGATGACCCTTTAAAGCCTAAGCCAGGGACTCTCCGATATGGGGTTACTATGATACCGGGAAAAGTTTGGATTACATTCCAAAAGGATATGAACATCAAGCTTGAAAAGACCTTAGTTGTCGGAAGCTTTACGACCATTGATGGGAGAGGCGGAAGTGTTCATATTGCAAAGGGTGGTTGCCTCTTGCTCCACAAG GTGACTGATGTGATCATCCATAGTTTGCGGATTCACCATTGTCGCGCCCAGCCTGCAAGCACAGTGATGGGACCCGGTGCACAGTTGATGCAATTGAGCGAGATGGATGGGGATGCGATCAGACTACTTGCTTCAACAAAGATATGGATAGACCACAACACTCTTTACAGATGTGAGGACGGCCTTATTGACGTAACGCTTGGCTCAACCAATGTTACCATCTCGAACAATTGGTTTAGAGACCATGACAAGGTCATGCTCCTCGGTCACGATGACGACTTCCAGGACGACAAAAACTTGAAGGTCACTGTTGTCTACAACCGTTTCGGCCCTAATTGCCACCAGCGCATGCCAAG AGTACGCCATGGATATGCGCATGTTGTCAACAATCTCTACTTAGGATGGGAGCTCTATGCAATAGGAGGAAGCATGAATCCCAGCATAAAGAGTCAGTCAAACCTGTTTGTCGCGCCAACTAAGAATAAAGAG ATAACAAGGGAAATCAACAAGGAAAACGGTAAAGGATACAATTTTAGATCAGTAGGGGACGTTCTGGAAAATGGAGCCTCGTTTAATGATACAGGATCAGGCTATGTGAAACCAAACTACACCAGTGAGCAAGTTTTTGCAGTCGAAGATGCCAGGGTTGTCAGGCCGCTCACAAGATCAGCGGGGGCTCTACGTTGCAAACCAGCATCATTGTGCTAA